CGTCCCACTCGACGAGCGGGGCACCCGGCGACTCCGGCACCTCGACGGTGATGGCCGTGGCCACCAGCGCGTCGAAGCGGCCGACGATCTGGTTGCCGGCGGTGGCGGCCACGCCGAGCGTGATGACCAGCGTGGTGATGCCGAGCACGGTCCCGAGCGTGGTGAGCGCCGAACGCACCGGCCTGGCGAGCATGCCGGCGACGGATTCGCCGATCAGGTCGCGTACGTGCATCATTCCTCCACCAGCAGGCCGTCGGTGATCCGCACCCGCCGGCCGGCCCGCTCGCTGACCTCCTGCTCGTGGGTGATGACCACGATCGTCAGCCCCTGCCCCCGCAGCTCGTCGAACAGGTCCAGCACCGCCTCCGTGTTGCGGCTGTCGAGGTTGCCGGTGGGCTCGTCGCACAGCAGCAGTGACGGCTCGCCCATGAGGGCCCTGGCGATGGCCGTACGCTGGCGCTCGCCGCCGGACAGCCGGTCGGGGAGGAAGCCCGTCCGGTGGCCGAGGCCGACTCGCTCCAGCGCCGCCAGGGCCCGCTCCCGCCTGCCGCCACGCCGCTGCTTCCGGTAGATCTCGGCGAGCATGACGTTCTCCACCACGCTGCGGTGGGAGAGCAGGTGGAAGGCCTGGAAGACGAAGCCGATCCGGTCGCCGCGCAGCCGGGTCCTGGCCCCGTCGCGCAGGGCCGTGGTCTCCGTCCCGTCGAGCCGGTAGCTGCCTGAGGTGGGCCGGTCGAGCAGGCCGAGCACGTTCAGGAGGGTGGACTTGCCGGAGCCCGACGGGCCCACGATGGCGAGGTAGTCGCCCTTGTCCACCCGGAGCGTGACGCCGTCGAGCGCCAGGACCGGCGGTTGCGAGGGGAACTCCCTGCCGACGTCCACCAGCGAGATCACCGGCTCAGGCACCGCTGACCACCACCCGGTCGCC
The nucleotide sequence above comes from Nonomuraea helvata. Encoded proteins:
- a CDS encoding ABC transporter ATP-binding protein; translation: MPEPVISLVDVGREFPSQPPVLALDGVTLRVDKGDYLAIVGPSGSGKSTLLNVLGLLDRPTSGSYRLDGTETTALRDGARTRLRGDRIGFVFQAFHLLSHRSVVENVMLAEIYRKQRRGGRRERALAALERVGLGHRTGFLPDRLSGGERQRTAIARALMGEPSLLLCDEPTGNLDSRNTEAVLDLFDELRGQGLTIVVITHEQEVSERAGRRVRITDGLLVEE